The DNA region GTGGACTCATTTTTCGTTCCCGCCACCGGAAAATCCGTTTCGTTCACCCTCCATGAAGGGGAGGTGCTGGGCATCGCCGGTCTGGTGGGCGGAGGAAAATCGGAGACGGCCCGGGCCCTGTTCGGGGCGGACCCGGGATCGGGAACCTGGTGGATTCGCGGAAAAACGGTCTCCGTCCGGACTCCGGAGCAGGCCATCCGGGCCGGCATCTGCCTGGTGCCCGAGGAACGGAGGAAAGAAGGCGTGCTGTTCGGCTTCTCCGTGACGGAAAATCTCTCGCTCCCCCGGCTCGGTTCCCTCTCTTCCTTCGGCTGGATTCGCCGTCAGGAAGAAACGTCATACGCGCTCCGATTGATCGAACGCCTTTCCGTCCGCGCCCCTTCTCCGCATCACGACATCCGCTTTCTCAGCGGCGGAAACCAGCAGAAGGTGGCCATCGGCAAATGGCTGGAAACGGATGCCGATGTGTACATGTTTGACGAACCGACCAAGGGTATCGATCTGGGGGCCAAACAAGATGTGCTGCGGTTCATCCGGGCACTGGCCGACAAGGGAAAAGGCGTTCTTTACTTCACGTCGGACATCGGGGAACTGTTCACGGTGGCGGACCGGATCCTGGTGATGGCGGACGGCGAAATCACCGGGGAATGGACACGGGATGAAGCGACACCGGAAACCATCATGCATGCGGCTGCAGGAGGGACAACATGGAACAGGCATTGACCAAATGGAAAAAGAGCGTGAGCGTGTGGGGCCGGTTGCGTTGGGGAGCCTTGCTGACGCGATCCGGCACCCTGCTCGTCATCCTGCTCACCATCCTCATTTTCGGTCTGTTGGACGAACGCTTTCTGACCTGGCAAAACTTCACCGACATCCTCCGTTCCATCTCCATCATCTGCCTGCTGGCAATCGGCGTCACGATTTCCCTGGCAGCCGGCGGATTTGACCTGTCCGTCGGTTCCGTCGCCAGCCTCGCCACGGTGACCGGTGCCGCCATGCTGGTCTGGTACCGTCAGGAAACGTGGGTGGCGATTCTGGTACCGCTGGTGTTGGGAGCACTCATCGGGCTGCTGAACGCGCTGCTCACCGTTCGCGTCCGCATCCCGGATTTGCTGGCCACGCTGGCCACCATGTATATCGTGAACGGCCTTCACCTGACCTTCACGAAAGGTTATTCGATCTACAACCAAATGCCCATGGCCGACGGATCGATCGCCCCCGGGCGCTTTCTTCCGTCCTTTCTGTTCATCGGTCAGGGAGAGATTGCCTCCGTTCCGTTTCCGGTGATTCTGATGCTGCTGCTGACGGCCATCGTTCACGTGATTTTGACCCGGACACGGTTCGGCCGGCTCATCTACGCGACCGGCGGGAATGCGGAGGCGGCCCGCCTGTCGGGGGTACCGGTGAAACGGATTCAGACATACGCGTACGTGCTGAGCGCCCTGTTCTCTTCTCTGGCCGGCATCGTGCTGGCAGCGCGCATCGGAACCGGCCAGGTGGCAGCCGGCGCTCCGCTGTTGATGGACGGAATGGCGGCGGCGTTCATCGGGTTTTCCGTGTTCGGCAAAGGCAAACCCCACGTGATCGGCACCTTCTTCGGCGCGGTCCTGATCGGGGTGCTGTTGAATGGTCTTACCATGCTGAACGTCCCGTATTACGCGCAGGACATCGTCAAGGGGTGCATCCTCGCCGGGGCGTTGTTCTTCACGCACTTCCGGAAGAACACGTAAAGGAACAAGACTTGCGGAAAAGAAATTCGGCGGGACGGCCGGTTTGCCTGACATGGCGCCGGTTCGTTGCCCCGCCGTTTCGCATTTCCGCATCGTTCAACGTTCTGGAACCGTGACGGTTGCAGCTCTCCGCTCCCTTCAGATTCACTTCTTGGACAGACCCATGATTTCCAGCACTTTCTGCATGTCCACATGCTCCCTCAGGGCTCTTGACAACCGGTCATACAGCTTCTCCCGGGAAACCGCGAACGTTTCCCATTCCGGAGGCCGGGGAGACATCCCCCTTTTCAGGCGCAAACGGTCAATCCACCGGTGCGTGAACGCCGGATTGTCAAACAGGCCGTGGAGCGTGGTTCCCCACACCGACCCGTCTTCGGCGACGGCCCCTTCCGCTTCCTTGTCGTTCCATTCAAACGCAGGCAGGATCCCGGAGTCGCTCATGATCCTTGCCGGGTTTCTTCCGTATCCGCCGACCGTCACCCCTTTCGCCCACGGAAGGCGGGAAACGCCCGATCTGCGGGCAGTTTGCCTGTTCCCTTCATCCGCCGTATCCACCGGAAGCAGCGCCAGGCCGGGACAGGTGAGCGGGCGGGAGTCTGGTCCGGACGGGACGGAGAAGGTTTGCCCCAGCAAATGGAATCCTCCGCCGATGCCCACCACTTCCACGCCTTCTTCATGCAGGGATCGAATCCGCTTGTCCCAGCCCAACTTCCGGATCCATGCGAGGTCTTCCGTCGGGTTTTCGGTTCCGGGAAGCACGACGACGTCCGGTCTGCCGATGTCGGCCGGTGACTTCACCAACCTCAGTCTCACGTCCGGAGCATGGGCGAGCGGAAGCAGATCGGTGAAATGGGAGAGATATGGCAAGCCGATGACCGCCACGTCCGCACATGGACGGTCCGTCGCCGGTTTCAGCCGGAGCGATTCGAGGGCGAGCGAATCTTCGGGATCCAGGCCGACATCCAGATGGGGCATCACGCCCAGGACGGGGATGCCCGTTCGCTCCTCCAGCCAACGAATCCCGGGCTCCAACAGGTCGCGAATCCCCCGGAACTTGTTGATGATGACGCCCTTCACCCGTCGCCGCTCTTCCGGTTCCAGCAGCTCCAGGGTGCCGACCACCGAAGCGAACGCTCCCCCGCGGTCGATGTCTGCCACAAGGATGACCGGCGCATCCGCCAGTTCCGCCACTTTCATGTTGGCCAGATCCCGGTATTTCAGGTTGATTTCCGCCGGGCTGCCCGCCCCTTCGATCACCAGCACGTCAAACCGGGAAGACAGCCGCTCCAGCGATTCCCGGATCACCTTCAATCCGGTTTCGAAGCCTTTTTCGCGATACCTTCCGGCTTCCAGCTCCGCGAAATGCTTCCCCAGCAAGACGACCTCGGTCACAGCCTCCCGCTTCGGCTTGAGCAGGATCGGGTTCATCTCCACGGTGGCCCGGGTTCCCGCCGCTTCCGCCTGAACCGCTTGGGCCCGGCCGATCTCCCCGCCATCCGGGGTGATCCAGGAGTTGAGCGCCATGTTTTGCGATTTGAAAGGCGCCACCCGATACCCCTCTTCATGAAACCAGCGGCAAAACGCCGTGCACAGCAAACTTTTGCCCACATCGGAAGCCGTCCCCTGCAACATGATGGCCCTGGTCACGGTCAATGTTCCTCCTTCCGCTGTCTTTGCTCCAAGCATTTCCGGATCCACCGCCGGACCATTTCGGGGTTGGAGGCGAAATGCAAATGCGTGTACCCGGCCAGAAGATTTCGCCGGACATATCCGTCCGCGGGAATCCGGGAGCCGTCTGCCGCTTCATACGCCGCCGGATACGGGTCCGTCGACGTCATGGACGACCAATGGAATTCATGCCCTCTGGCCCGCTCTCCCTTCGAATGCAATACGGAATCGACCGCCGCCGTCACCTCCCGGTACCCGATCGCCACCAACCGGTCTTCCATGCGGAACGACGCGGGAACCACCCCGACCATCGGCCACACGTTTCCCTGCCGGTCCGTGATCTCCCTGCCCAAATACATATAACCCCCGCATTCGGCGTATATCGGCAGTCCCTTGCGCACCGCTTCGCGAATCGAAGCTTTCGTCCGTTCGTTGGCGGCCAGCCGA from Staphylospora marina includes:
- a CDS encoding ABC transporter permease; this translates as MEQALTKWKKSVSVWGRLRWGALLTRSGTLLVILLTILIFGLLDERFLTWQNFTDILRSISIICLLAIGVTISLAAGGFDLSVGSVASLATVTGAAMLVWYRQETWVAILVPLVLGALIGLLNALLTVRVRIPDLLATLATMYIVNGLHLTFTKGYSIYNQMPMADGSIAPGRFLPSFLFIGQGEIASVPFPVILMLLLTAIVHVILTRTRFGRLIYATGGNAEAARLSGVPVKRIQTYAYVLSALFSSLAGIVLAARIGTGQVAAGAPLLMDGMAAAFIGFSVFGKGKPHVIGTFFGAVLIGVLLNGLTMLNVPYYAQDIVKGCILAGALFFTHFRKNT
- a CDS encoding cobyric acid synthase, whose translation is MTRAIMLQGTASDVGKSLLCTAFCRWFHEEGYRVAPFKSQNMALNSWITPDGGEIGRAQAVQAEAAGTRATVEMNPILLKPKREAVTEVVLLGKHFAELEAGRYREKGFETGLKVIRESLERLSSRFDVLVIEGAGSPAEINLKYRDLANMKVAELADAPVILVADIDRGGAFASVVGTLELLEPEERRRVKGVIINKFRGIRDLLEPGIRWLEERTGIPVLGVMPHLDVGLDPEDSLALESLRLKPATDRPCADVAVIGLPYLSHFTDLLPLAHAPDVRLRLVKSPADIGRPDVVVLPGTENPTEDLAWIRKLGWDKRIRSLHEEGVEVVGIGGGFHLLGQTFSVPSGPDSRPLTCPGLALLPVDTADEGNRQTARRSGVSRLPWAKGVTVGGYGRNPARIMSDSGILPAFEWNDKEAEGAVAEDGSVWGTTLHGLFDNPAFTHRWIDRLRLKRGMSPRPPEWETFAVSREKLYDRLSRALREHVDMQKVLEIMGLSKK